The genomic DNA TTCGGGCGGGTTCCTCCCAGCCCTGAGGGATACCGTTGGTGTCATGAGCGAATCGGATGCCGCGCCCACCGCCGAGACGGAAGCGCCGGCGACCCCGACCTTCGCCGACCTCGGCCTCGACGACCGGGTGCTGAAAGCATTGAAAGACGTCGGCTACGAGACCCCCTCGGCGATCCAGGCGGCGACGATCCCGCCGCTGCTCGAGGGGCACGACGTGCTCGGCACCGCGCAGACCGGCACCGGCAAGACCGCCGCGTTCGCGCTGCCGATCCTCTCGCGACTGGATGTCTCGCAGAAGACGCCGCAGGCGCTCGTGCTCGCCCCCACGCGCGAGCTCGCACTGCAGGTCTGCGAGGCGTTCGAGCGGTACGCCGCGCACCTGCGCGGCGTGCACGTGCTGCCCGTCTACGGCGGGCAGGGGTACGGCGTGCAGCTGTCGGCGCTGCGCCGCGGCGTGCACATCGTCGTCGGCACCCCGGGCCGCATCATGGACCACCTCGACAAGGGCACCCTCGACCTCTCGGAGCTCAAGTACCTCGTGCTCGACGAGGCCGACGAGATGCTGAAGATGGGCTTCGCCGAGGACGTCGAATCGATCCTCTCCGACACCCCCGACGACAAGCAGGTCGCACTGTTCTCCGCGACGATGCCGGCGCCCATCCGCCGCATCTCGGGGCAGTACCTGAGCGACCCCGTCGAGATCAACGTCAAGACGAAGACCACGACCGCCGCGAACATCACCCAGCGCTACCTCGTCGTCTCGTACGCGCAGAAGGTCGACGCGCTCACCCGCATCCTCGAGGTCGAGGCGTTCGAGGGCGCGATCGTGTTCGTGCGCACCAAGACCGAGACCGAGACCCTCGCCGAGAAGCTGCGCGCCCGCGGGTTCTCGGCCGCCGCGATCAACGGCGACCTCAGCCAGCAGCAGCGCGAGCGCACGGTCGAGCAGCTGAAGTCGGGCAAGCTCGACATCCTGGTCGCCACGGATGTCGCGGCCAGAGGCCTCGACGTCGACCGCATCAGCCACGTCGTCAACTTCGACATCCCGACCGACACCGAGTCGTACGTGCACCGCATCGGGCGCACCGGCCGGGCCGGCCGCACGGGCGACGCGATCAGCTTCGTCACGCCGCGCGAGCAGCGACTGCTCACCTCGATCGAACGCGCGACCCGGCAGCCGCTCACCCGCATGCAGCTGCCGAACGTCGACGAGGTCAACGCCACGCGCCTCTCGCGGTTCGACGACGGCATCACCGCCGCCCTCGAACAGGCCGAGCGCATCGCCGGGTTCCGCGACATCATCGCGCACTACGTCGAGCACCACGACGTGCCCGAGACCGATGTCGCGGCGGCGCTCGCCGTGCTGGCGCAGGGCGACACCCCGCTGCTGCTCAGCCCCGAAGAGGAGATCCGTGCGCTGGACGACCGGCGCGGGCGCACCCGCGACGACCGCGGCCGCGACGACCGAGGCGACCGCGGTCGCGGCTCGCGCTTCGACGACGACCGCCCTCGGCGCGACGACCGCGGCGACCGAGGCGACCGCCCCGAACGCCGGCGGCGCGAGGCATCCGGCCCGATGGCCACCTACCGCATCGCCGTCGGCCGTCGCCACCGCGTCGAGCCGCGGCAGATCGTCGGCGCCCTCGCGAACGAGGGCGGCCTGCGCCGCGAGGACTTCGGGCACATCGACATCCGACCCGACTTCTCGCTCGTCGAGCTTCCCGCCGACCTGCCGCGCGACGTGTTCGACCGGTTGGAGCGCACCCGCGTGAGCGGCCGGCTCATCGAACTGCGGCCCGACACGGGCGCCCCCGCCCGGCGCGGCGGCGGATACGGTCGCGATGACCGCCGCGGCGGTTTCGACCGCGACGACCGGGGCGGCGCCGACCGCCCTGCACGCAAGCCGCGGCACCGCCCCTCCTGACCGGGTCGTCCGCCGCGCCCGCCCGCCGGCAGGCGATCGGATCTACCCTGGGAGGGTCGCGTCCGATCGAGTGACGGGAGGCGCCATGATCCAGGTGCGCGTGCTCGGCATCGCGCTCGACCCGGCGCGCCAGCACATCGTGCTCCTGAAGCCGGTGCTCGAAGAGCCGGGCGAGGGGCTCGTGCTGCCGATCTGGATCGGCGTGCAGGAGGCGACCTCGATCCTCATCGCCATCTCCGACGAGCATGCGCCGCGACCGCTGTCGCACG from Agromyces larvae includes the following:
- a CDS encoding DEAD/DEAH box helicase yields the protein MSESDAAPTAETEAPATPTFADLGLDDRVLKALKDVGYETPSAIQAATIPPLLEGHDVLGTAQTGTGKTAAFALPILSRLDVSQKTPQALVLAPTRELALQVCEAFERYAAHLRGVHVLPVYGGQGYGVQLSALRRGVHIVVGTPGRIMDHLDKGTLDLSELKYLVLDEADEMLKMGFAEDVESILSDTPDDKQVALFSATMPAPIRRISGQYLSDPVEINVKTKTTTAANITQRYLVVSYAQKVDALTRILEVEAFEGAIVFVRTKTETETLAEKLRARGFSAAAINGDLSQQQRERTVEQLKSGKLDILVATDVAARGLDVDRISHVVNFDIPTDTESYVHRIGRTGRAGRTGDAISFVTPREQRLLTSIERATRQPLTRMQLPNVDEVNATRLSRFDDGITAALEQAERIAGFRDIIAHYVEHHDVPETDVAAALAVLAQGDTPLLLSPEEEIRALDDRRGRTRDDRGRDDRGDRGRGSRFDDDRPRRDDRGDRGDRPERRRREASGPMATYRIAVGRRHRVEPRQIVGALANEGGLRREDFGHIDIRPDFSLVELPADLPRDVFDRLERTRVSGRLIELRPDTGAPARRGGGYGRDDRRGGFDRDDRGGADRPARKPRHRPS